From the Dehalococcoidia bacterium genome, one window contains:
- a CDS encoding response regulator yields the protein MTLGSDIRPVQILLVEDNPADARLTQEAISETKFQYQLHLAEDGEEAMEFLLQEGEYEDAPRPDLILLDLNLPGMDGREVLAEVKADESLGMIPVVVLTTSTAQQDLLYSYGLRANSYVNKPIDRIRFNVMIQSVLDYWINVSTLPSG from the coding sequence ATGACACTGGGCAGCGATATTAGACCTGTACAGATACTGCTGGTAGAAGACAATCCCGCTGATGCTCGTCTTACGCAAGAGGCAATCAGCGAGACGAAGTTCCAGTATCAGTTGCATCTTGCAGAAGATGGCGAAGAGGCTATGGAGTTTCTGCTCCAGGAAGGGGAGTACGAGGATGCGCCTCGCCCTGACCTGATCCTGCTCGACCTGAATCTGCCGGGCATGGACGGACGTGAAGTTCTGGCTGAAGTAAAGGCTGATGAGAGCCTGGGGATGATTCCGGTAGTGGTGCTTACAACGTCCACAGCGCAGCAGGATCTTCTCTATTCCTACGGACTTCGCGCGAACAGCTATGTGAATAAACCAATCGACAGAATTAGATTCAACGTAATGATACAGAGCGTGCTCGACTACTGGATTAATGTTTCGACCTTGCCCAGTGGTTAG
- a CDS encoding cytidylate kinase-like family protein — protein MAVIATGGLSGGGGRFLGPELSRRIDADYVDRLILSNVSRELQATVEALDQREQRPPTRAERFSRLIQRIMERTAYTGGGPDPYFGTVYPEFLISEYDELPTLIATRGHEIDDDAYIGAIRTVIEDLASGGNVVIVGRGAHVILQDNPDVLRVGLIATFEDRVERVMVRERMTQSEAELSIQARDAARLQYFQRFFNIDTPDAAEFYHLVINTSEMNLDAATDIIIRASEELEMGRLSRHAFRVEP, from the coding sequence ATGGCCGTAATAGCGACCGGTGGCCTATCTGGAGGCGGAGGACGATTCCTTGGGCCGGAGCTGTCCAGGCGCATAGACGCCGACTACGTTGACAGGCTCATTCTATCTAACGTTTCCAGGGAGTTGCAGGCTACGGTCGAGGCACTTGACCAGCGGGAGCAGCGCCCTCCAACTCGTGCGGAGCGATTCTCCCGTCTTATCCAGAGGATCATGGAGCGTACCGCCTACACTGGTGGGGGACCTGACCCCTACTTCGGGACCGTATATCCCGAGTTTCTCATCTCCGAGTACGACGAGTTGCCCACCCTGATAGCAACGCGCGGCCACGAGATTGATGACGACGCATACATAGGCGCGATTCGCACGGTCATCGAAGACCTCGCGTCAGGTGGAAATGTGGTCATAGTCGGAAGGGGCGCTCACGTCATCCTGCAGGATAATCCCGATGTACTCCGCGTGGGCCTTATCGCCACCTTCGAGGACAGGGTAGAACGCGTAATGGTCCGCGAACGTATGACCCAATCGGAAGCTGAACTCTCGATCCAGGCCAGGGACGCAGCCAGGCTTCAGTACTTCCAGAGATTCTTTAATATCGATACCCCCGACGCAGCAGAGTTTTATCACCTGGTGATAAACACTAGTGAGATGAACCTCGACGCCGCGACCGACATTATCATCAGGGCATCCGAAGAGCTCGAGATGGGAAGGCTCTCGCGACACGCCTTCCGGGTTGAGCCATAG
- a CDS encoding GAF domain-containing protein, with protein MVNQVAGETSLSLEEQLALANRRIEELEDLGRTQQHVSGVLARLASLVDHDPSAVVEIEFDGTVSYRNHAARDMFPDLESLGFGHPLLSGVEQLAQRMQRGGLESLTRETNIDDRVYSQKVVLTPDYPQISVYIDDVTEQKNLLEALEMASSQAELLARENALLAEVGRIITSSLDINDVYEGFAQQLRRLIPFDRIAISLVDHETQTFVNEYVFGVFAAGRERGSTVPLEGTMIGEAIERGDAIVLQGNLDELTERFPRRVRSGLKSVIAAPIRFQNEVLGVLNMRSLKDNAYEEHHLDLMRKVVAQIAPAIANSRLFRENASAAAAAQRLAQQNAALAEIGRVISSSLEIEEVYDLFADQTLHLIPFDRISINLIREDIGEFMTAYVIGVPVPGRAVSETTRIAGTFTGEVIRNRRATVFHPGSREAMLGRFPGLGPEYESGIRSFLSVPLVYNDRVIAALNFRSLSEDIYTHHDVEVAELIGAQVAGAIANAQLHTDTVEADRVLQEQAEELTRSNAELEQFAYIASHDLQEPLRVISGYVNLLEERYRDRIDEDGLEFIEYTVDAVHRMRNLINDLLEYSRVESDGNPFEQVDCNRALSNALADLGVSIEETSAEVTHDQLPEFDGDPVQIAQLLENLIANAIKFRKDDETPKIHVSCQRNDKDWHLSVSDNGIGIRPRYQDRIFGMFKRAHKRSKYPGTGIGLAMCSKIVERHGGTIWVESEVGEGSTFHFTIPSQEI; from the coding sequence GTGGTGAACCAAGTAGCTGGAGAAACCTCTCTATCACTGGAAGAGCAGCTTGCACTTGCCAACAGGCGTATAGAAGAGCTTGAGGATCTTGGTCGCACACAGCAGCATGTTTCCGGCGTTCTCGCCAGACTAGCTTCACTGGTTGACCACGACCCCAGCGCCGTCGTCGAGATCGAGTTCGATGGTACGGTTTCCTACCGGAACCACGCGGCCCGAGACATGTTCCCTGACCTTGAATCCCTTGGATTCGGTCACCCGCTCCTCAGTGGAGTGGAGCAGTTGGCGCAGCGGATGCAGAGAGGGGGTCTGGAGTCTCTGACTCGGGAGACAAACATCGACGATAGGGTATACAGCCAGAAGGTAGTGCTGACTCCAGACTACCCACAGATCAGCGTGTACATCGACGACGTCACCGAACAGAAGAACCTTCTTGAGGCGCTGGAGATGGCGTCTTCACAGGCCGAGCTGCTGGCGAGAGAGAACGCGCTGCTTGCCGAAGTCGGCCGTATCATCACCTCGTCGCTGGACATCAACGACGTTTATGAGGGTTTTGCGCAGCAGCTGAGGCGATTGATTCCATTTGACCGGATTGCGATCAGCCTTGTGGACCATGAGACCCAGACCTTCGTTAATGAGTACGTTTTTGGTGTGTTCGCAGCCGGAAGAGAGCGTGGCAGTACTGTCCCGTTAGAAGGGACCATGATTGGCGAAGCCATCGAGCGAGGTGACGCGATAGTTCTGCAGGGCAATCTGGACGAATTGACGGAGCGATTTCCCCGGAGAGTCCGTTCCGGCCTAAAGTCGGTCATAGCTGCACCTATAAGGTTCCAGAATGAAGTACTGGGCGTACTGAACATGCGGTCCCTGAAGGACAATGCATACGAGGAGCACCACCTAGACCTGATGAGAAAGGTCGTTGCCCAGATTGCGCCAGCAATCGCAAATTCGCGGCTCTTCAGGGAAAACGCCTCTGCCGCCGCCGCTGCACAGCGGCTAGCTCAGCAGAACGCCGCTCTTGCAGAAATTGGGCGAGTCATCTCATCGTCCCTGGAGATTGAAGAGGTGTACGACCTCTTCGCGGACCAGACGCTTCACCTCATCCCATTTGATCGCATCTCGATCAACCTGATCAGGGAGGACATTGGAGAGTTCATGACAGCGTACGTCATCGGTGTACCGGTCCCCGGTCGCGCCGTGAGCGAGACGACAAGAATTGCCGGCACCTTCACTGGGGAGGTCATAAGGAACCGGCGTGCCACTGTGTTCCATCCCGGTTCGCGGGAGGCCATGCTGGGTCGTTTCCCGGGCCTTGGACCCGAGTATGAGAGTGGAATCAGGTCGTTCCTTAGCGTTCCGCTGGTCTATAACGACCGAGTGATAGCGGCTCTGAACTTCAGGTCTCTAAGCGAGGACATCTATACCCATCACGACGTTGAAGTGGCCGAACTCATCGGGGCACAAGTCGCGGGCGCGATTGCCAACGCCCAACTGCACACAGACACTGTGGAGGCAGATAGAGTCCTGCAGGAACAGGCTGAGGAGTTAACGCGATCCAATGCAGAACTCGAACAGTTCGCTTACATCGCGTCTCATGACCTGCAGGAGCCTCTACGAGTCATATCCGGGTATGTGAACCTGCTGGAAGAGCGATACCGAGATCGAATCGACGAGGACGGGCTGGAGTTCATCGAATATACCGTCGATGCCGTTCACAGGATGAGAAACCTGATTAACGATCTGTTGGAGTACTCCAGGGTCGAGTCCGACGGCAACCCGTTTGAGCAAGTGGACTGCAACAGGGCACTATCAAATGCACTGGCAGACCTGGGGGTGTCGATTGAGGAGACTTCGGCAGAGGTTACACACGACCAACTCCCTGAGTTCGACGGCGATCCAGTACAGATTGCTCAGCTACTGGAGAACCTGATAGCTAACGCGATCAAGTTCAGGAAGGATGACGAAACTCCCAAGATTCACGTATCATGCCAACGAAACGACAAGGATTGGCATCTGTCTGTTTCGGATAACGGTATTGGGATCAGGCCACGTTACCAGGACCGTATATTTGGTATGTTCAAGCGGGCGCATAAGCGGAGCAAGTACCCAGGGACAGGTATCGGGCTTGCTATGTGCTCAAAAATTGTGGAACGCCACGGTGGGACGATCTGGGTGGAGTCGGAAGTAGGTGAGGGTTCAACCTTCCACTTCACTATTCCCTCACAGGAGATTTAA
- a CDS encoding iron ABC transporter permease, translating to MVAGLAVALLAAMVAASQGSVYIPLNAIIEMLGARLPGVGESGHPDSWNTILWQLRLPRVALALIVGAGLAMSGAAYQGLFKNPLADPYLVGVASGAGLAATIVLLTGIPLYLAGVGILPIAAFGGGITSVAIAYTVARRVQGTPLTTLILAGVAISALAASVTSLLMIRSDPDLRPVLSWLMGSFIAAEWSDSLVVLLYLGPSVCVLLGFARILNVVQLSEEHASMLGVDVERVKIALIVAATLATAAAVSFSGLIGFVGLVAPHVVRILWGVDYRFIIPMSGLVGGTFLVLADLVARTIVSPGELPVGVVTAFCGAPFFLFILMRRRTSEV from the coding sequence CTGGTGGCAGGGCTGGCAGTCGCTCTATTGGCCGCCATGGTTGCTGCCAGCCAGGGCTCGGTATACATACCTCTGAACGCGATCATCGAGATGCTTGGAGCGCGACTTCCAGGCGTAGGCGAATCAGGCCATCCGGACTCGTGGAACACAATCCTGTGGCAATTGAGACTTCCGCGCGTTGCCCTGGCACTTATCGTGGGTGCGGGACTGGCGATGTCTGGGGCAGCTTACCAAGGGCTGTTCAAGAACCCACTTGCTGACCCGTACCTGGTGGGTGTAGCGTCCGGGGCGGGACTTGCGGCTACGATAGTGCTTCTGACGGGCATCCCACTCTATCTCGCCGGAGTTGGAATCTTGCCAATAGCCGCGTTCGGTGGAGGCATCACCTCGGTTGCTATCGCATACACGGTTGCGAGGCGCGTTCAGGGCACGCCCCTCACGACGCTTATCCTGGCTGGAGTGGCAATCTCAGCACTGGCAGCCTCAGTGACAAGTCTGCTTATGATACGCAGCGACCCGGACCTCAGGCCCGTGTTGAGCTGGCTCATGGGCAGCTTCATTGCCGCTGAATGGAGCGACAGTCTCGTCGTGTTGCTGTATTTGGGGCCCAGTGTGTGCGTGCTGCTGGGATTCGCAAGAATACTAAATGTGGTGCAGCTCAGCGAGGAGCACGCCTCAATGCTGGGGGTTGATGTCGAGAGGGTGAAGATCGCTCTTATCGTTGCCGCAACCCTGGCAACGGCAGCCGCTGTCTCCTTCAGTGGGTTGATAGGGTTTGTGGGGCTTGTAGCACCTCATGTCGTACGCATTCTCTGGGGTGTCGACTACAGGTTCATTATTCCCATGAGCGGCCTTGTGGGCGGGACATTTCTAGTTCTGGCAGACCTGGTTGCACGAACTATAGTCAGCCCGGGAGAACTTCCTGTTGGGGTTGTTACCGCCTTCTGCGGGGCTCCTTTCTTCCTGTTTATCCTCATGCGAAGACGGACGAGTGAAGTTTGA
- a CDS encoding ABC transporter substrate-binding protein: MAIGVFEVGTLPKRAETPPSRLRVEEPTPIPAVYPVSVKSGDGREITFDQPPERIVAFDSAIVEILFAIGEGERIVGTHQYVSYPPEAADIPRVGDAFNMDIEATVALEPDLVFVFFDRFVQDLERAGLKVLYIPSLTDDFEKIADHIRTWGKIVGNPNEAELVARDFEARVAAIRETMEPIGAGPTVLQDVGGFWAPGQGTMMQEVFDLLKLENVAHDIEGYAQISPEVIVERDPTIIFTSDPEGFTGEPAFESVRAVRHGTLLTLSTDALSIQGPRFIEGVEEMARLVYPGIFE; the protein is encoded by the coding sequence ATGGCAATCGGGGTCTTTGAAGTTGGCACACTACCAAAGCGCGCTGAGACTCCCCCTTCAAGACTCAGGGTGGAAGAACCGACTCCAATACCCGCCGTATACCCAGTTTCAGTGAAGTCTGGGGACGGACGCGAGATTACGTTCGATCAGCCTCCCGAGAGGATAGTCGCTTTTGACTCTGCGATTGTAGAAATCCTATTCGCCATAGGAGAGGGCGAGCGGATCGTCGGGACTCACCAGTACGTCAGTTACCCTCCTGAAGCTGCCGACATCCCACGGGTAGGCGATGCCTTCAACATGGACATCGAGGCGACAGTCGCGCTGGAACCCGACCTCGTCTTTGTCTTCTTCGACCGGTTCGTGCAGGACCTGGAGCGGGCGGGACTCAAGGTACTCTACATCCCTTCGCTGACTGACGATTTCGAGAAGATCGCCGACCACATTCGAACGTGGGGCAAGATAGTCGGGAACCCAAATGAAGCCGAGCTAGTGGCCAGAGACTTCGAGGCAAGGGTCGCTGCCATTCGAGAAACTATGGAACCTATTGGTGCTGGACCGACCGTGCTGCAGGATGTGGGCGGATTCTGGGCTCCTGGCCAGGGCACGATGATGCAGGAAGTCTTCGATCTACTGAAGCTTGAGAACGTCGCCCACGACATCGAGGGGTATGCCCAGATTAGCCCCGAGGTGATTGTGGAACGTGACCCGACAATCATCTTCACGTCTGACCCTGAAGGCTTCACTGGTGAACCGGCATTCGAGTCCGTTCGCGCAGTCAGGCATGGGACATTACTGACACTCAGTACAGATGCGTTGTCGATCCAGGGACCCAGGTTCATCGAGGGAGTTGAAGAGATGGCCCGTCTGGTCTACCCAGGAATCTTCGAGTAG
- a CDS encoding tetratricopeptide repeat protein produces the protein MYSWQGDPNLSGTSDRDYLHQVVLHLTDEISRSESPANEYFLRGNAYLDAGQFAEASRDYSSAIELDPTNSVYFNNLGLALRYMEQFDAAIEAYDKAIELDPGYRDAFTNRGVVLADRGDLNLAVENFGRAIDIDPDFWFAISQRGLTLWALGRRAEAEADYTRVRQLRS, from the coding sequence TTGTACTCGTGGCAAGGTGATCCCAACCTGAGCGGCACGAGTGACAGGGACTACTTACATCAGGTCGTTCTTCACCTGACAGACGAAATCAGCCGCTCTGAGAGTCCGGCTAACGAGTACTTCCTTCGCGGAAACGCCTATCTCGACGCTGGGCAATTTGCTGAGGCCTCCAGAGACTACTCCTCAGCAATTGAGTTGGATCCCACCAATTCTGTCTACTTCAATAACCTTGGTCTGGCGCTCCGCTACATGGAGCAGTTTGACGCCGCAATAGAAGCATACGACAAAGCGATTGAACTGGACCCTGGCTACCGTGACGCTTTCACGAATCGGGGCGTCGTACTTGCTGACAGAGGCGATTTGAACCTGGCGGTGGAGAACTTTGGAAGGGCGATCGACATAGACCCCGACTTCTGGTTTGCAATCAGCCAGAGGGGACTGACTCTATGGGCACTTGGTAGGCGCGCTGAGGCCGAGGCAGACTACACCAGGGTACGACAACTCCGAAGCTGA
- the gyrB gene encoding DNA topoisomerase (ATP-hydrolyzing) subunit B: protein MATRPDDLGQYTATDIQVLEGMEAVRRRPGMYIGSTDQRGLHHLIIEIVDNAVDEFMAGFCESVEITLHEDGSVTVVDDGRGIPVDKHPTTGLSGVETVMTTLHAGGKFGGKAYQVSGGLHGVGASVVNALSEYLNVEVYRSNRVYYQPFSRGIRQEDLRYRRASPDEREKSGTAVTFLPDRQIFHEYEYDFNVLAQRFKEMAYLNKGLRIRFRSHYHADRWPNNEVTYYFDGGISSFVSNLNQTREVLHQKPIYVEKQLEAGTIVEAALQYNDSFNEFVYSFANCVNTHDGGSHITGFRSALTRVMNDYGRKQNIIKESEPNLAGEETREGLTAVISVKLTDPQFEGQTKGKLGNPEVRTQVESVVAEAVQYYLEDNPTDAKRIIEKCLTAQRAREAARKARDLIIRKNAMDGGGLPGKLADCAEKNPEFCEIYLVEGDSAGGTAKGGRDRRTQAILPLWGKILNVEKARADKMLSHDGIRSMITAIGAGLDDDLDVTKLRYHRIIIMTDADVDGSHIRTLILTFFFRHMRELIERGHVYIAQPPLYKITAGRDSHYAYSEGEREGVMIQLKNRRNVHLQRYKGLGEMNAEQLWETTMDPERRTLLQVTIEDAAGADEVFSTLMGDVVAPRRNFIQTHALEVKNLDV, encoded by the coding sequence ATGGCAACCAGACCGGACGACCTTGGCCAGTACACCGCGACCGACATTCAGGTCCTCGAGGGCATGGAGGCCGTACGTCGCCGGCCAGGAATGTACATCGGCAGCACCGACCAACGCGGCCTGCATCACCTGATTATCGAGATCGTCGACAATGCTGTCGACGAGTTCATGGCTGGTTTCTGCGAAAGCGTTGAGATTACGCTGCATGAAGACGGCTCGGTCACGGTTGTGGACGACGGCAGGGGCATCCCTGTAGACAAGCACCCCACCACAGGGCTATCCGGTGTCGAGACGGTGATGACCACGCTCCACGCTGGAGGCAAGTTCGGCGGCAAGGCATACCAGGTATCAGGTGGCCTGCATGGTGTTGGAGCCTCGGTAGTAAACGCTCTCTCCGAATACCTCAATGTAGAAGTGTACCGCTCTAACAGGGTCTATTATCAGCCATTCTCGCGCGGAATTCGACAGGAGGATCTACGCTACCGGAGGGCGAGTCCCGATGAGAGGGAAAAGTCAGGGACAGCCGTCACTTTCCTCCCCGACAGGCAGATATTCCACGAGTATGAGTATGACTTCAACGTGCTTGCTCAGCGCTTCAAGGAGATGGCCTATCTGAACAAGGGACTCCGAATTAGATTCAGGAGTCACTACCACGCTGACAGATGGCCCAATAACGAGGTCACCTACTATTTCGACGGTGGCATTTCCAGCTTCGTTTCCAACCTGAACCAGACGCGGGAAGTGCTGCATCAGAAGCCAATTTACGTGGAGAAGCAGCTTGAGGCCGGCACAATCGTCGAAGCTGCTCTGCAATACAACGACAGCTTCAACGAGTTCGTCTACTCGTTCGCAAACTGTGTTAATACACACGACGGGGGATCACACATCACCGGCTTCCGCTCTGCACTGACCAGAGTGATGAACGACTACGGACGCAAGCAGAACATAATCAAAGAATCTGAACCCAATCTGGCCGGTGAAGAAACGCGCGAGGGACTGACTGCCGTCATCAGCGTCAAGCTAACCGATCCGCAGTTCGAGGGACAGACCAAGGGCAAGCTCGGCAATCCAGAAGTCCGAACGCAGGTAGAGAGCGTCGTTGCTGAGGCTGTCCAGTACTATCTTGAGGACAATCCGACCGATGCGAAGCGCATCATAGAAAAGTGTCTGACAGCTCAGCGCGCGCGGGAGGCAGCCAGAAAGGCACGCGACCTCATCATTCGCAAGAATGCGATGGACGGCGGAGGTCTGCCGGGCAAGCTCGCCGACTGCGCTGAGAAGAATCCAGAATTCTGCGAGATCTACCTGGTTGAGGGCGACTCAGCAGGCGGTACCGCCAAGGGCGGAAGAGACCGCAGGACTCAGGCCATACTCCCTCTTTGGGGAAAGATCCTGAATGTCGAGAAGGCACGAGCCGACAAGATGCTCAGCCACGACGGCATCCGCTCCATGATCACTGCGATTGGCGCCGGCTTGGATGACGATCTCGACGTGACGAAGCTACGGTACCACCGCATCATCATCATGACCGATGCTGACGTAGACGGTTCCCACATCAGGACGCTTATCCTGACGTTCTTCTTCCGACACATGCGCGAGTTGATCGAGCGGGGTCATGTCTACATCGCTCAGCCGCCCCTGTACAAGATTACGGCCGGACGCGATTCTCACTACGCATACAGTGAGGGCGAGCGCGAGGGTGTGATGATTCAACTGAAGAACAGGCGGAATGTCCACCTGCAGAGGTACAAGGGTCTGGGCGAGATGAACGCTGAGCAGCTCTGGGAGACCACCATGGATCCTGAGCGCAGGACTCTTCTCCAGGTCACCATCGAGGATGCCGCAGGCGCGGATGAGGTCTTCTCAACCCTGATGGGAGATGTCGTCGCTCCCAGACGCAACTTCATTCAGACTCACGCTCTGGAAGTGAAGAACCTCGACGTCTAA
- a CDS encoding ABC transporter ATP-binding protein produces the protein MDLAHGNMIGIGGPNGVGKSTLMKLIAGAIRPSDGTVCVEGSDISQLSSKARARLVAVVPQAPELPAGAKALEVVLMGRNPHLGLLSWETEEDLAIALEAMSVTDTQELLDRPVDQLSGGERQRVAIAMALAQQTPVLLLDEPTANLDLAYQPSIMQMLRNLSIGGRTVVTAVHDLTLASQFCDKIALMSGGRFVAFGTPHEVLTAERIREVYGAYVTVIDHPETGRPIVVNSLRTLLE, from the coding sequence TTGGACCTCGCTCATGGGAATATGATAGGCATCGGCGGGCCCAATGGTGTTGGCAAGTCTACGCTGATGAAGTTGATTGCTGGGGCAATTCGCCCGAGCGACGGCACAGTTTGCGTCGAGGGGAGTGATATCTCGCAGTTGTCGTCCAAGGCTCGCGCACGGTTGGTGGCTGTCGTTCCCCAGGCTCCCGAACTTCCCGCGGGAGCAAAGGCGCTAGAGGTAGTGCTCATGGGACGCAACCCACACCTCGGACTCCTCTCATGGGAAACTGAGGAAGACTTGGCGATCGCTCTGGAGGCGATGTCGGTCACCGACACACAGGAGCTGCTCGACAGACCAGTGGACCAGCTTTCTGGAGGTGAGAGACAGCGGGTGGCGATCGCGATGGCCCTGGCTCAGCAGACTCCGGTACTGCTGCTAGACGAGCCGACGGCCAACCTAGACCTGGCCTACCAGCCGTCGATCATGCAGATGCTCCGCAACCTGTCCATCGGCGGACGAACGGTTGTCACGGCTGTTCACGACCTAACACTTGCCTCCCAGTTCTGCGACAAGATTGCCCTCATGTCGGGAGGTCGATTTGTGGCGTTCGGGACGCCTCACGAAGTGCTGACGGCCGAACGCATCAGGGAAGTGTACGGCGCCTACGTCACGGTGATTGACCACCCGGAGACCGGAAGGCCGATAGTTGTCAACTCACTCCGCACGCTTCTGGAGTAA
- a CDS encoding EVE domain-containing protein yields MPGRRFWLMKSEPSAYSFDDLLGEDDRTAEWDGVRNYAARNTMRDEMNVGDGVLFYHSNAKPTAVVGYATIVKSGYPDHTAWDPDSEHPDPKSTPDNPVWFMVDIKGETKFRNPVTLQEIKAHPDLGEMVLVKNSRLSVQPVTNREWKVILTLGMSE; encoded by the coding sequence ATGCCCGGCCGAAGATTCTGGTTGATGAAGTCCGAGCCGTCGGCCTATTCATTCGATGACCTTCTTGGTGAGGATGACCGGACAGCAGAGTGGGACGGCGTTCGCAACTATGCGGCCCGAAACACGATGCGCGATGAGATGAATGTGGGGGATGGAGTCCTCTTCTATCACTCCAATGCCAAACCCACCGCTGTGGTCGGTTACGCGACCATCGTGAAGTCCGGATATCCAGACCACACTGCCTGGGACCCCGATTCTGAGCATCCTGATCCCAAGAGTACGCCTGACAACCCAGTCTGGTTCATGGTGGACATCAAGGGTGAGACAAAGTTCCGAAACCCAGTAACGCTTCAGGAGATCAAGGCCCACCCTGACCTGGGGGAAATGGTGCTGGTCAAGAACTCCCGGTTATCAGTCCAACCTGTGACCAATAGGGAGTGGAAGGTCATCCTGACCCTGGGCATGAGCGAATAG
- a CDS encoding cysteine synthase family protein, translating to MDFIEQYPPLKAIGNTPTAQVALDYDTGDARVFAKYEHLNPGGSIKDRPVLRMLVEAILAGNLTRDKTILDATSGNAGIAYAMIGAVLGYRVALVMPENASEERKKRLIAHGAEIIATDPMLGYDETLYEVKRRYESDPDRYFWCDQYSNMNNPQAHYDTTAEEILKQVPQITHFVAGVGTGGTISGVGRRLKEHNRDIHIVGINPPEWPGVEGLKPLGEGHIIPNTFDQTVVDEMLPIDVDEARTVSLELSARGLFAGQSSGAYMLGALKTAKRAGEGSVVTIFNDIGERYFSTGMWDQR from the coding sequence CTGGACTTCATTGAGCAGTACCCTCCGTTGAAGGCCATCGGCAATACGCCGACGGCACAGGTCGCTCTTGACTATGACACTGGGGATGCCCGGGTGTTTGCCAAGTACGAGCACCTCAACCCTGGGGGATCAATCAAGGACAGGCCGGTGTTGAGAATGCTGGTCGAGGCCATACTGGCGGGGAACCTCACAAGGGACAAGACGATTCTTGACGCCACCTCTGGTAACGCTGGGATTGCGTACGCCATGATTGGAGCGGTCCTTGGCTATAGGGTCGCGCTCGTCATGCCAGAGAACGCCAGTGAAGAGAGGAAGAAACGACTCATTGCTCACGGCGCGGAAATCATCGCTACTGATCCAATGCTCGGTTATGATGAAACGCTCTATGAGGTCAAGCGTCGCTACGAGAGCGATCCCGACCGGTACTTCTGGTGCGACCAGTACTCCAACATGAACAATCCCCAGGCTCACTACGACACAACCGCCGAGGAGATCCTGAAACAGGTACCGCAGATCACTCACTTCGTCGCTGGGGTCGGCACTGGAGGCACTATCAGCGGGGTAGGGCGGAGGCTGAAGGAGCATAATCGGGACATTCATATCGTCGGCATCAACCCGCCGGAATGGCCTGGTGTCGAAGGATTGAAGCCTCTCGGCGAGGGTCACATCATTCCTAACACGTTCGACCAGACTGTGGTCGACGAGATGCTGCCGATAGACGTGGACGAGGCGAGGACCGTTTCGCTCGAGCTGTCAGCCAGGGGCCTGTTTGCTGGACAGAGTTCGGGCGCCTACATGCTTGGAGCACTCAAGACGGCAAAAAGGGCCGGAGAAGGATCGGTCGTTACGATCTTCAATGACATCGGCGAGCGATACTTCAGCACCGGCATGTGGGACCAGCGCTAA